A genome region from Pseudomonas anguilliseptica includes the following:
- the ihfA gene encoding integration host factor subunit alpha, which yields MGALTKAEMAERLYEELGLNKREAKELVELFFEEIRQALELNEQVKLSGFGNFDLRDKRQRPGRNPKTGEEIPITARRVVTFRPGQKLKARVEAYAGTKS from the coding sequence ATGGGGGCTCTGACGAAAGCTGAGATGGCGGAACGTCTGTATGAAGAGCTGGGCCTGAATAAACGGGAAGCCAAGGAGTTGGTGGAGCTGTTCTTTGAGGAGATCCGCCAAGCGCTGGAGCTCAACGAACAGGTCAAGCTCTCGGGGTTCGGTAACTTTGATCTGCGCGATAAGCGTCAGCGCCCCGGTCGCAATCCAAAAACAGGAGAGGAAATTCCGATCACGGCTCGCCGTGTCGTGACTTTCCGTCCAGGCCAGAAACTTAAAGCCAGGGTCGAGGCGTATGCTGGAACCAAGTCATAA
- a CDS encoding MerR family transcriptional regulator, protein MLEPSHNDELPVIPGKRYFTIGEVSEFCAVKPHVLRYWEQEFPQLNPVKRRGNRRYYQRQDVLMIRQIRALLYDQGFTIGGARQRLSGDEAKDDSTQYKQLIKQMITELEDVLLVLRK, encoded by the coding sequence ATGCTGGAACCAAGTCATAACGACGAACTGCCCGTTATACCCGGCAAGCGCTATTTCACCATTGGTGAAGTCAGCGAGTTCTGTGCTGTCAAGCCGCACGTACTGCGTTACTGGGAACAGGAATTTCCACAACTCAACCCAGTTAAGCGGCGTGGTAATCGCCGCTATTATCAGCGCCAGGATGTGCTGATGATTCGGCAGATCCGGGCGCTCTTGTACGATCAGGGTTTTACCATAGGAGGGGCGCGCCAGCGCCTTTCTGGTGACGAAGCGAAAGATGACAGCACCCAGTACAAGCAACTGATCAAGCAAATGATTACTGAGCTTGAGGATGTCTTGTTAGTCCTTAGGAAATAG
- a CDS encoding tyrosine-type recombinase/integrase: protein MARKTITGLQKQPNGIWRIDKIYKGERFQESTGTCDREEAEQYLIHRLEQLRQEKVYGVRQVRTWREAATRFLIEFKDQASIKLSAHHLAGLDPYIGAMPLTHIDDQALAPFIRDRLTESKGQDGKLKKAVSNRTINISIERVVRILTLCTRKWRDDERRPWLDSVPLLTKLEEKKASRKPYPLSWDEQSALFAELPDHLHRMALYKVNTGCREQEVCKLRWDWEIKVPEIGASVFLIPADFGGRNERSGVKNGDERLVVLNSVAQSVINRQRGLDPEWVFPYGQPSGPVHRMNDSAWKKARVRAADKWEKDHKSAAHPGFRSIRIHDLKHTFGRRLRAAGVTEEDRKALLGHKNGSITSHYSAAELDQLIAAANKVSVTDSRAPALTILRRKHG from the coding sequence ATGGCAAGAAAAACCATCACGGGCCTCCAGAAGCAGCCGAACGGGATCTGGAGGATCGACAAAATCTACAAAGGAGAACGATTTCAGGAAAGCACTGGAACTTGTGACCGGGAAGAAGCAGAGCAGTACCTGATCCACCGACTTGAGCAGTTGCGCCAGGAGAAGGTTTACGGTGTCAGGCAGGTGCGTACATGGCGGGAGGCGGCGACACGGTTCCTGATTGAGTTCAAGGACCAGGCCTCAATCAAGCTGTCCGCGCACCACCTGGCAGGACTCGACCCGTACATCGGCGCCATGCCTTTGACCCATATCGACGACCAGGCGCTTGCCCCGTTCATTCGGGACAGGCTGACGGAAAGCAAGGGGCAAGATGGGAAGCTCAAGAAGGCTGTCAGCAACCGGACGATAAATATCTCGATTGAGCGTGTTGTGCGTATCTTGACGCTCTGCACGCGCAAATGGCGGGATGATGAGCGCCGGCCGTGGCTGGATAGCGTTCCGCTGCTGACCAAGCTGGAAGAGAAAAAGGCGAGCCGTAAGCCATACCCGCTTTCATGGGATGAGCAGTCGGCTCTGTTTGCTGAGCTTCCAGACCACCTGCACCGGATGGCGCTGTACAAGGTCAACACGGGTTGCCGGGAGCAAGAAGTGTGCAAGCTGCGCTGGGATTGGGAGATCAAGGTGCCGGAGATAGGTGCCAGCGTGTTCCTGATTCCCGCGGATTTCGGCGGCAGGAATGAGCGCTCTGGCGTGAAGAACGGCGATGAGCGCCTGGTTGTGCTGAATAGCGTTGCGCAGTCGGTGATCAACCGGCAGCGCGGACTAGATCCTGAATGGGTGTTCCCTTACGGGCAGCCATCAGGGCCGGTTCACCGGATGAATGACAGCGCTTGGAAGAAGGCGAGAGTGAGAGCAGCTGACAAATGGGAGAAGGACCACAAGTCAGCTGCGCACCCTGGTTTCCGATCCATCCGCATCCACGACCTGAAGCACACGTTTGGTAGACGGCTTCGGGCTGCTGGTGTCACTGAGGAAGATCGCAAGGCGCTATTGGGCCACAAGAACGGCAGCATCACCAGCCACTACTCGGCGGCAGAACTTGATCAGCTGATTGCGGCTGCGAACAAGGTTTCGGTCACCGACTCACGCGCTCCGGCGCTGACAATTCTCAGGAGGAAGCACGGGTAA
- a CDS encoding DNA cytosine methyltransferase gives MEINMRAIDLFSGGGGFSTGAELAGCDVVWAANHWPEAVEWHTINHPGAVHVCQDLHQADWSKVPAHDLLLASPCCQGHSKARGKAKGNPQHDASRSTAWAVVSAAEYHRPDFVLVENVPEFLDWQLYRPWALAMNALGYSVAPHVIDAADHGAPQNRVRLFLVLAKAKAPLMLQMQRQQHMTARSFVDFECAGWSPVEKTGRAVATLDRVAAGRKAFGERFIMPYYKSGSGLTGRSLDRPIGTITTRDRWAVVDGDRMRMLNRFECRAAMSFPDDYQLPSNHRLAVHLMGNAVCPVPVSRIITALQRAA, from the coding sequence ATGGAAATCAATATGCGCGCAATTGACCTATTTTCTGGTGGCGGCGGCTTCTCAACTGGCGCAGAGCTGGCAGGGTGCGATGTTGTATGGGCGGCAAACCACTGGCCGGAAGCTGTTGAGTGGCACACCATCAACCACCCTGGCGCTGTTCACGTCTGCCAAGACCTGCACCAGGCGGACTGGTCGAAGGTTCCGGCGCATGACCTGCTGCTTGCCTCGCCGTGCTGCCAGGGCCACAGCAAGGCCCGCGGCAAAGCCAAGGGCAATCCACAGCATGACGCCAGCCGCAGCACGGCCTGGGCCGTTGTCTCGGCAGCCGAATATCACCGGCCTGATTTTGTGCTGGTGGAAAATGTCCCCGAGTTCCTTGACTGGCAGCTGTATCGCCCATGGGCGCTGGCAATGAATGCCCTTGGCTACTCGGTCGCGCCGCACGTCATCGACGCTGCAGACCACGGCGCACCGCAGAACCGGGTGCGTCTGTTCTTGGTGCTGGCCAAGGCGAAAGCGCCGCTCATGCTTCAGATGCAGCGCCAGCAGCACATGACGGCGCGCAGCTTTGTCGACTTCGAGTGCGCGGGATGGTCGCCAGTAGAGAAGACTGGGCGAGCGGTGGCAACCCTTGACCGGGTGGCAGCTGGGCGCAAGGCATTTGGCGAGCGCTTCATCATGCCCTACTACAAATCGGGCAGCGGCCTAACAGGCCGGAGCCTTGACCGGCCCATTGGGACGATCACAACGAGGGATCGGTGGGCAGTGGTGGATGGCGACCGCATGAGGATGCTGAACCGCTTTGAATGTCGAGCAGCTATGTCATTCCCCGACGACTACCAGCTACCCAGCAACCATCGGCTGGCGGTTCACCTGATGGGCAACGCTGTTTGCCCGGTGCCCGTTTCGCGAATCATCACGGCATTACAGCGTGCGGCATGA
- the yejK gene encoding nucleoid-associated protein YejK has protein sequence MPIRHSIIHLIDKKPDGTPAVLYTSSSELGESQALDNMHADLNDSYNAKQGKAWGFFHAESGVYPLSRWLGEYIRTERDFVSFSRQAVEHLVKLMEESNLSTGGHVLFVHYQQGMTDYLSIALLQHSEGVTVTDALCVTQAKHLDLGQLHLAARINISEWLNNANSKQYISFIKGKNGRKASEYFRDFIGCQEGLDAPSETRTLLKAFSDFVESEDLPEDLAREKTDALLGYATSQAKIGEPMTLVELSELIDEERPKAFHDHIRNKDYGLSTEIPADKRTINQFRRFTGRAEGLSISFESHLLGSQIEFDSARDCLTIRRVPTQLKEQLKRNGI, from the coding sequence ATGCCAATCCGCCACAGCATCATCCACCTGATCGACAAGAAGCCAGACGGCACGCCCGCCGTGCTGTATACCAGCAGCAGCGAGCTGGGAGAGTCGCAGGCACTCGACAACATGCACGCCGACCTCAACGACAGCTACAACGCCAAGCAGGGCAAGGCCTGGGGCTTCTTTCACGCTGAATCTGGCGTTTACCCGCTCAGCCGCTGGCTTGGCGAGTACATTCGGACCGAGCGTGATTTTGTCAGCTTCAGCCGTCAGGCCGTGGAGCACCTGGTGAAGCTGATGGAGGAATCTAACCTTTCCACCGGCGGTCACGTTCTGTTCGTCCACTACCAGCAAGGCATGACGGACTACCTGAGCATCGCCCTGCTGCAGCACAGCGAAGGTGTGACCGTCACCGACGCACTGTGCGTGACGCAGGCCAAGCACCTCGACCTCGGCCAGCTACACCTGGCCGCGCGAATCAACATTTCAGAATGGCTGAACAACGCCAACTCCAAGCAATACATTTCGTTCATCAAGGGTAAGAACGGGCGAAAGGCGTCCGAATATTTCCGCGATTTCATCGGCTGCCAGGAAGGCCTGGACGCGCCAAGCGAAACCCGCACCTTGCTCAAAGCGTTTAGCGACTTCGTTGAAAGCGAAGATCTTCCGGAGGATCTGGCGCGGGAGAAAACTGACGCCCTGCTCGGCTATGCAACCAGCCAGGCCAAAATCGGCGAACCGATGACCTTGGTGGAGCTGTCCGAACTGATAGATGAAGAGCGGCCTAAAGCCTTCCACGACCATATCCGAAACAAGGATTACGGCCTGTCGACAGAGATCCCGGCGGACAAGCGCACCATCAACCAGTTCCGCCGATTCACGGGCCGCGCCGAAGGCCTGTCGATTAGCTTCGAGTCTCACTTGCTGGGCTCGCAAATTGAGTTTGATAGCGCCCGTGACTGCCTGACGATCCGCCGCGTTCCGACTCAGTTGAAGGAACAGCTGAAGCGCAACGGCATCTAG
- a CDS encoding single-stranded DNA-binding protein, with product MARGVNKVILVGTCGQDPDTRYMPNGNAVTNLSLATSEQWTDKQTGQKVEKTEWHRVAMFGKVAEIAGEYLRKGSQVYIEGKLQTREWEKDGIKRYTTEIVVDMQGTMQLLGGRREDGTAPQQQRPSQDQAARQPAPRTQQPTGQPAPDYDSFDDDIPFADPYRGSRCLIV from the coding sequence ATGGCCCGCGGCGTAAACAAAGTCATTCTGGTCGGCACCTGCGGCCAAGACCCTGACACCCGCTACATGCCCAACGGCAACGCGGTCACCAACCTGAGCCTGGCCACCAGCGAGCAATGGACGGACAAGCAGACCGGCCAGAAGGTCGAAAAGACCGAATGGCACCGCGTGGCCATGTTCGGCAAGGTTGCCGAGATTGCTGGCGAGTACCTGCGCAAAGGCTCCCAGGTCTACATCGAGGGCAAGCTGCAGACCCGTGAGTGGGAGAAGGACGGCATCAAGCGCTACACCACTGAAATCGTCGTGGACATGCAGGGCACCATGCAGTTGCTGGGCGGCAGGCGTGAGGATGGCACGGCGCCGCAGCAGCAGCGCCCATCGCAAGATCAAGCAGCCCGCCAGCCAGCCCCACGCACGCAGCAGCCAACCGGCCAGCCGGCACCGGACTACGACAGCTTCGATGACGACATACCGTTTGCCGACCCCTACCGAGGCTCCCGCTGCCTCATCGTCTAA
- a CDS encoding 3'-5' exonuclease yields the protein MKNAFDTETTGLPNWKIPSDDPSQPHLVELAALLYNDAGELVEQFEAIIKPDGWIIPDDVIAVHGITNELAMDVGISEAEALEGFLAIHAKASLRIAHNVNFDDRIIRIGLKRYFSEEIADQFKAGPKYCTCQQSRSIVALPANKLPKLGEAYKHFTGEELIEAHRAAADAAACARVYFGIQALQPVGEVF from the coding sequence ATGAAGAACGCATTCGATACCGAAACAACCGGCTTACCTAACTGGAAGATCCCGAGCGATGACCCGAGCCAGCCACACCTGGTTGAGCTTGCCGCCCTGCTCTACAACGATGCCGGCGAACTGGTTGAGCAGTTTGAGGCGATCATCAAGCCGGATGGCTGGATCATCCCTGACGATGTGATTGCTGTTCACGGCATTACGAACGAGCTGGCAATGGACGTTGGCATCAGCGAGGCCGAAGCGCTTGAGGGCTTCCTGGCAATTCATGCAAAGGCCAGCTTGCGGATTGCCCACAACGTCAACTTTGACGATCGCATTATCCGCATCGGACTGAAGCGCTACTTCAGCGAGGAAATTGCAGATCAGTTCAAGGCCGGCCCGAAATACTGCACCTGTCAGCAGTCGCGCAGCATTGTGGCGCTTCCAGCGAACAAGCTGCCAAAGCTGGGCGAAGCCTACAAGCACTTCACCGGAGAAGAGCTGATCGAGGCGCACCGCGCCGCTGCTGACGCCGCCGCTTGCGCCCGCGTTTACTTTGGCATTCAGGCGCTTCAGCCTGTCGGAGAGGTTTTCTGA
- a CDS encoding YqaJ viral recombinase family protein, with protein sequence MKIHTEVQGSPEWLALRSKFFTASEAPAMMGVSKYQSRTDLLALKKSGIAPDVDQATQRIFDQGHAAEASARAILEDMIGEDLFPVVASSGMLLASMDGMTMLEDVLFEHKLLNQGLVAQIKAGELEPHYYWQLEQQLLVSGAEKAIFVCSDGTAENFHQLEYRPVPGRAEQLLAGWAQFEADLAEFVPVEQPQEVVGKAPDELPALRIELTGMVTASNLKVFEESAMAVIGAVKTDLQTDQDFADAKKAVKWCGDVEAAVEAAKKQALSQTASIEELFKALDRVKAYARDTRLAVDKRVKSQEVSIKVAIKAKAEAAFTDHIATINKTLGRLVMPSVATDFAGAMKNKRTLASLRDAVDSELARAKIEANRIADAIRINLESLRTLAADHAFLFRDAQSLILKANDDFELLIKSRINEYEEEQAKAKKLEEERVANEEAAAALLAEKSKDSSPPASEVQVLPSAAVAPSPATGTAPVGVSSRGSVTRSAPAANAQPEPVTQAQVRRITIVIEGPTEDVALGMTAFGGWITAAYNYDCSDMINSSAA encoded by the coding sequence ATGAAAATCCATACCGAGGTACAGGGCTCGCCGGAGTGGCTGGCATTGCGCTCCAAGTTCTTCACCGCCTCCGAAGCGCCCGCCATGATGGGCGTGTCGAAGTACCAGTCCCGCACCGACTTGCTGGCCCTGAAGAAGTCCGGCATCGCGCCGGACGTTGACCAGGCTACGCAGCGCATCTTCGACCAGGGCCATGCAGCAGAAGCATCGGCCCGCGCCATCCTTGAAGACATGATCGGCGAGGATCTTTTCCCCGTCGTCGCCTCCAGCGGCATGCTGCTGGCCAGCATGGACGGTATGACCATGCTTGAAGATGTGCTGTTTGAGCACAAGCTGCTGAATCAAGGCCTGGTAGCGCAGATCAAGGCCGGCGAACTTGAACCGCACTATTACTGGCAGCTTGAGCAGCAACTGCTGGTCAGCGGCGCCGAGAAGGCGATCTTCGTGTGCTCGGACGGAACTGCCGAGAACTTCCATCAATTGGAATACCGGCCAGTGCCGGGCCGAGCCGAGCAGCTGCTGGCCGGCTGGGCTCAGTTTGAGGCTGATCTGGCTGAGTTCGTACCAGTCGAGCAGCCCCAAGAAGTGGTAGGCAAGGCCCCGGATGAACTGCCTGCACTTCGCATTGAGCTGACTGGCATGGTGACCGCCAGCAACCTGAAAGTGTTTGAAGAGTCGGCCATGGCCGTTATCGGGGCGGTTAAAACTGACCTGCAAACAGACCAAGACTTTGCCGACGCCAAGAAGGCCGTAAAGTGGTGCGGCGATGTTGAGGCGGCTGTTGAGGCAGCCAAGAAGCAGGCGCTAAGCCAGACCGCCAGCATTGAAGAGCTGTTCAAGGCTCTGGACCGGGTTAAGGCCTATGCCCGCGACACCCGCCTGGCGGTGGACAAGCGCGTCAAATCGCAAGAGGTGTCGATCAAGGTAGCGATCAAGGCCAAGGCCGAGGCTGCCTTTACCGATCACATCGCCACGATCAACAAGACCCTTGGCCGCCTGGTCATGCCTTCGGTGGCCACCGACTTTGCCGGCGCCATGAAGAACAAGCGCACGCTGGCCAGTCTGCGCGATGCCGTTGATTCCGAACTGGCTCGCGCCAAGATCGAAGCCAACCGTATCGCCGACGCAATTCGCATCAACCTGGAAAGCCTGCGCACTCTGGCAGCCGACCATGCCTTTCTGTTTCGTGATGCGCAGTCGCTGATTCTCAAGGCCAATGATGACTTTGAGCTGCTGATCAAGTCGCGCATTAACGAGTACGAGGAAGAGCAAGCCAAAGCTAAAAAGCTCGAGGAAGAGCGCGTAGCCAATGAGGAAGCTGCAGCCGCCCTCCTGGCAGAGAAAAGCAAAGATTCATCACCTCCGGCGAGCGAGGTGCAGGTCCTACCAAGTGCCGCTGTTGCGCCCTCTCCAGCGACAGGAACAGCACCAGTTGGTGTTTCCTCGCGCGGCAGCGTTACCCGCTCAGCGCCGGCTGCTAACGCGCAGCCTGAGCCTGTGACACAGGCCCAGGTGCGGCGCATCACCATCGTTATCGAAGGGCCAACTGAAGACGTTGCCTTGGGCATGACGGCGTTTGGCGGCTGGATCACTGCCGCCTACAACTACGACTGCTCGGACATGATTAATTCGTCTGCGGCATAA
- a CDS encoding RecT family recombinase: protein MNQKVVDPVLSQVSRIDADTRSLVLAGDSFERMMKLADLMASGRATVPKHFHNNPADCMAVVIQSMQWGMSPYAVAQKTHVVSGTLGYEAQLVNAVITAMAPTVDRLHYEWFGPWEKIIGRFREVESKSKKDEDTGEPKKFRFPDWKLEDEKGLGVRVWATMRGEDEPRELTLLLAQARTRNSTLWADDPKQQLAYLATKRWSRLYCPDVIMGVYSKDELEESESGPRDVTPPSPQPPASPDLPPYPDSKLEESMPAWSASFDAKKSSAAHVIAKISTKYTLSPEQIKQIEALEALEGEQA, encoded by the coding sequence ATGAACCAAAAAGTAGTCGACCCGGTGCTAAGCCAGGTCAGTCGAATCGACGCAGACACCCGCTCCCTGGTTCTGGCCGGTGACAGTTTTGAACGCATGATGAAGCTGGCCGACCTGATGGCTAGCGGTCGTGCCACGGTGCCAAAGCACTTCCACAACAACCCGGCCGACTGTATGGCCGTGGTTATCCAGTCAATGCAATGGGGCATGAGCCCCTACGCTGTCGCGCAAAAGACCCATGTGGTCAGCGGAACCCTCGGCTACGAGGCACAGCTTGTTAACGCAGTGATCACTGCGATGGCGCCGACTGTAGATCGCCTGCATTACGAGTGGTTTGGACCTTGGGAAAAGATCATCGGCCGCTTCCGTGAAGTTGAAAGCAAGAGCAAAAAAGACGAGGACACGGGCGAGCCCAAGAAATTCCGTTTTCCTGACTGGAAACTGGAGGACGAGAAAGGGCTTGGCGTTCGGGTGTGGGCAACCATGCGCGGTGAGGACGAGCCCCGCGAGCTGACCTTGCTACTGGCCCAGGCTCGCACTCGCAACTCAACACTGTGGGCTGACGATCCAAAGCAGCAGCTTGCCTACCTGGCAACCAAGCGCTGGAGCCGCCTGTACTGCCCTGACGTGATCATGGGCGTGTATTCCAAGGATGAGTTGGAAGAGTCAGAAAGCGGGCCGCGCGATGTGACACCGCCCTCTCCGCAGCCCCCTGCATCACCTGACCTGCCGCCATACCCCGACAGCAAGCTGGAAGAAAGCATGCCTGCCTGGAGCGCCAGCTTCGATGCAAAGAAGAGCAGCGCTGCCCACGTCATCGCAAAAATCAGCACCAAGTACACGCTCAGCCCCGAGCAAATCAAACAGATCGAGGCGCTTGAGGCGCTTGAAGGAGAGCAAGCATGA
- a CDS encoding DUF3037 domain-containing protein — MNIGIVLLSNNGDFRFRIEPTRQRVTNFFPSLDYKIFLRARREMNAEFTRLSGFLAQQRNDTAALLATFKHLIHPRETMMRFSDPGTMATDNADQALKTLFDHYVKHSFASKEYQEAVLEKQLGRLLADSNLRQRYSERKLGTADYPVKFPFVLIQGETPVQAIKPLHLGHDEPAKIYEHGDAWLARIKRLNKAGKLATDTLFIAAPPSGGKPKLLKAYTEVTAELCSFEAVRVVNYEVPKNNLVSLIKQGMPATIH, encoded by the coding sequence CGTTCTTTTGTCCAACAATGGTGATTTCCGTTTCAGAATCGAGCCAACTCGGCAGCGTGTTACCAATTTTTTCCCGAGCCTGGACTACAAGATATTTCTGCGCGCTCGTCGTGAAATGAACGCCGAGTTCACGCGACTGAGCGGCTTCCTAGCCCAGCAGCGCAACGATACCGCCGCACTGCTCGCTACGTTCAAGCACTTGATTCACCCTCGTGAAACCATGATGCGCTTCAGCGATCCAGGCACCATGGCAACAGACAACGCCGACCAAGCCTTAAAAACGCTGTTTGACCACTATGTGAAGCACAGCTTTGCAAGTAAGGAATATCAAGAGGCGGTGCTTGAGAAGCAGCTTGGAAGGCTTCTAGCTGACTCGAACCTGCGCCAGCGTTATAGCGAGCGCAAGCTGGGAACGGCAGATTACCCGGTAAAGTTTCCATTCGTGCTCATTCAAGGCGAGACACCAGTGCAGGCCATCAAGCCGCTTCACTTAGGGCATGACGAGCCAGCTAAAATTTACGAGCATGGTGACGCTTGGCTAGCTCGTATAAAGCGGCTGAACAAGGCTGGTAAGTTGGCGACAGACACTCTATTTATTGCGGCACCACCATCAGGCGGCAAGCCAAAGCTGCTTAAGGCCTATACAGAGGTTACTGCTGAGCTTTGCAGCTTTGAAGCTGTGAGAGTGGTTAATTATGAGGTTCCCAAAAACAACCTTGTAAGCCTGATAAAGCAGGGAATGCCCGCGACAATCCACTGA